The Sabethes cyaneus chromosome 1, idSabCyanKW18_F2, whole genome shotgun sequence DNA segment GTACTTGTCGGACTACTGGACTATCCCGCCACATTCGTACCCAGCTGCtccaccacagacaaacagacgagacactcgcgttaatttcatcgtccaatcaaaaaccacttacACCACAGCGCAAGAAGTATTGGGTACTGCTGGTATCCCGAAGCAGAGCTCATACCTTGACTGCAATGCAACTGCCAcctcagaacagagaaacattcCGAGATGCTAGAGTTGTCAAAAGAGTCTCCACCGTCGGGATCGTGTCGTTGCGCAGGTGGAAAATTGCTCCGACAGGTACGATATAAGAAACATTTTTAAAACGATCGAGAAATTCAGAAACCGGATAGTCTCAACTCCTGTTACATGCCATGGGTGGGTGGGAAATTTTATTACAGAAAGATCGGAGGTGTTCAGGCATTGGAACCAACACTTCAATATTCTGTTGAGTATTGGAAAAAGCCTTCGACAGAAACAGGAAAATGATTGAGAATGATGAATAAACTGTGGATCCATTTTCTGTGGACGAAGTGAAAAAACAAGCTAgcaagctgaaaaacggtaaagcagctggaaaggacggcatccttGCTGAACTTTTCAACATCGAAAGCGAGTTGCTATATTATACAATCCATTGTAAAACTGTGGACTGAGGGGAAACTACCTACAAACTGGTTCGAAGATTTCAGATGTCCTTTTTACAAAAATAACAATGAATGGGAGCAATTGAAGTTTGCCAAATAAAAAGAAACCGGAACTACAACTACAATAACAAAAtacagcacctaggctttgattTGTCATATTTCAATACTCTGAGAAACGTGTTTTGGGCTTTGGCGTAGACACATTAATAATCCGACAAATAGCCAAATAATTTCATAACAAAAAAACAATACGTTGTAAAATTAATCTAATTCTATACCAACAGTAGCCTGTTTTAAGTTTTCGTTCATTTGTGTCATTGTACCTATATTATTCAAGGTCAAGAATAACTAACGATTATTTTGTGAAGGAAATCCTGTACGATATATGAAAAATAAACTTGTCATCGCTGGTCGGTTATAAGGTTAATTTCTAATAAACCAAACCTCGAAATGAATCAATAGGAGTTTAATGTGATGAACCTAGATTTATAGTTTCTAATTTTCAACATATAATTGTGATTAGCtaaattgaattttctatgacgaattaacGAAATGTCTTAACAGTTGTGCTTCTGTCGGAACCGGTGTACGCCAACAGTGGTGATGCGGCAGAAAAATTCCTATGCTTCGTGTTTCTTCGCTCTGGCTCCAAAAATAGAACTGCCTACGCGTACGATTGTACTACCCATCTCGATCTGTGAAATAATACAGAGAATGCAAACAGCCACAAAGTTGTGTTATTTTGAAAGACAACAGGCAGAGTTGCGTGACTGTTTCGTTCGACATTGAGACAGTCGCTATATCTTACCGCTTGGATATAATCATCCGACATTCCCATCGACACCTGCACCTCGGCGGGATCCTTTTCGAAGGTGCTGCATATTTCCGCGTGACATTTCATAAGTTCGATGAAGTCTGGATTCGGCCCCGCGGAATAATCGTGTCCAAAGCGTCCAATTGTCATTATGCCATGACAGTTCAAATTAGGACACTTTTCTGTGACGAAACGGTACAAATTCACTGCTTCCGCCGGTTCTGTACCGTTTTTCTCTGAGAATCCAAAAGTCAGTAACTGTGAGATATTGGGGCAATAGGAGTATTTTAGACTTTCTTACCATCTTCTCCGCTAGTATTGATTTGCACGAGCACGTTCAGCTTTTGTTTGTTCGGTCGTTCAGTCATAACTTTTTCCCAAGCTTTATTTAAACTCTCCGCCAACTTGGAATTGTGAACGGTTTCAATCATATGTAAATTTGGCAGGTTGACAATCTACAAAACCCGAAGCCGTAAATGCATGAAAATAGAGATACAGGTCTGATCTAAGAGACCTTATTGATTTTATTACTCTGCAGGTGACCGATGAAGTGCCATCGTATTTCTTTGCATTGCTCAAGGATTTTAGAATCGTTTGCTTTCTCGATCAATTCCTGTACATAGTTTTCACCAAAATCCCGCTGTCCTGCAGAGTATCCATCAAGAATTAGGTCCACCGGCTTTGTTTTACTGACCGCCACTAGCAGAGGTTTTGGCGCCTTAATGGTCTGCAATAGAAATGTTTAGTTTCCAGTTAATCGACTACGTGTGACTGTGATGATTATtatattatgtatgtatgtcacATAAGATAATTATGCAAATTTCTTACGTAATCGGCCATATCGATTGTAATAGACTATCTCCGATTTCACCTAactttggtataattgctcattgcAACCACAACCATTCAATTGTTTTAAGTTTTTTCAAAGATTAATCAATTGATCTAGCAGTGACACTTCTCCATTTTTTTCAGATTCCCAAAGAGCTGATTTTTTACGTTGAAATGTTTCCAAACCAAATTGGTGTAGTTATGCCTAtatccttttttcattttttggtgtaggactacgtctttgtttactatactgggactgggtagcactttgtgaaaacgaaatgtgtaacatttgaatgaaagatttcaaatgctaatgactactaaactactgaacgaaacagaaTAATTTATATtacgttggatagataaaatgaccagcaattttaaggagggcatatgagggggggggcttctttacaaatgaaatacaaatttccctaaaactcgagaactaatcaagcaaatagaaccaaatttggcatgcgggggttttagaaggcaggatttttttctatggtgtactgagatccctTGTCCATCTATGAGGAAGGGCTTACAATCACAATAGattaacgatactggtcgcagtgatgagtctatacaggaaaaaaagaggGGGacttccatgcaaatgaaatactaatttcctcattactttagaaccaatcaagcaaatagaaccaaatttggcatatgggggctttagaaggcaagaattttttctatggtgaattgcgactcctcccctctttaggagggggctcccatacaaatgaaacacaagtttcctcaaaactttagaactaatcaagcaaatggaaccaaatttggcatgtgggggtttcagaaggcaattttttttctatggtgcactgAGACTCATCCTCTCTTtcggagggggagctcccatacaaatgaaatacaaatttcctcataactcgagaactaatcaagcaaaaggaaccaaatttggcatgtgagggtttttagaggtaagaattttttctatggtgtactgagaccctttccGCTTcaaacgggggggggggggggctcctatataaatgaaatacaaaattcctcattactcaaaaactaataaagcaaatggaaccaaatttggcatgtgagggttttgatgcatgaatttattttatgatagtttgagacccctcacccctgtgatagaaggataaggactcttatacaaataaaacgtatgagaaatttttgcttatgtaccatattttctgctatgtaacaagcggtaagctgtgaaagtaaactagtaaaaccttctcggagcataagacagtgaatcgacgccgctaacttacgtgcctgttgccattcatatcaaaagagaaggacattcgaatggcacgtcatacttgcgatgaacgtgctttggctttaatgttatttgtaaccaatggcccttttaaaggccaggGAGTTAAAGTaacattattgaaacatgtcaagctacgcataatcatatgtaatacaataatctgtgggctggtcattcattactatttaaacctttatgatgcacacaaatgatttttaaaagaaatctctatgtctcaatggttgcaggcgttgtacttacccaagtaaccagtaggCATTAAATGCAAGGCCATTAACTACACTGTATTCACATAcagaactttgattaaatgcatattattcactatatatttatatagagCTCATATAATgtgaaaaaggcgaaatagcgaaTAGCGAGTTGCCATTTAgcttctaaatgacactgttttacttccatcagtcttattttattaagccaatgtgatttgatatgtcgcattatgagttaacctaaaagacaaaaatgtcctcgaaaaccgggtaccggatgttccaggaccgatgctaatgtggccatttgccttcaaaatgtctttattatacttttaatAGTCCTATGACATCAATCTGATGAAATTTAACGTGCCGCAacataaatcatcctaaaattcaaaattgttctcaaaaaccgggtaccggatgcttcggaaccgatggtaaagtggggtccaaaatgtccccattgtacttccgttaaccttattttatcaagccaatgtgatttgatgtgtcgcaaaatgaattacctcAAAGTATAAAACCTTGGACCGAAGTCCAAGGCTGGTTTTAAGGTTCTTCCGTATAATCTATACTATCCCTCATTCAAAAGTTCCCTGAAAGAGagagtttgtgccacttgcggACCATATGCCGCATCCCAGGTAATGTTCAATGATCGCAGAaaatagtagaatcaatatatatagaatgccagtgtcgctgtttttctacaggacttattgtggtaaacatgatgctaacaatctgtatcaagtctgtgaatcgggaacttcattgtcaaagttgctcattgttatttatctgttctttatctgtgcgctggttggtgctgtcgttagtgcgctcatcgctgtgttttcatgccagtgaaatgtttttgaaccatcattttcttttcgtccggatgaattgaatcccacaagtGCGCTCTTTTGcaccaattttttcaaaaatttgaagcaaacgaagtatccaatcacattacttggcagccatacttgaaattttaaactggttgtcaaagtttgacaatgagattccccttttgatgaatctcaggcacacacacatatgcatatataatgtaaatacattatctgaacatgtgtgatgtttaccatataaattatcctaaaattcaaaattgttctcaaaaaccgggtaccggatgcttcggaaccgatggtaaagtggccattcgggtccaaaatgtccccattgtacttccgttaaccttattttatcaagccaatgtgatttgatgtgtcgcaaaatgaattacctcaaagtataaaaatgtcccccgggacctggtagtgagtgtaccggaaccgacgcagaagtggtcattagtcaacaaatattccctaatatACCTTGAGTGCcaggttttggccatacctttcaaacaaggttaagaaaacgaaattcggattgaaaatggatgaatgagagcaatttcaaaactttagtcggtttcgaccccaatgcataatatgtaatttttttttgctgtggctcttctagatgtcgctgaaagctgaaactcagaaaagtcagaaaatgtctagtctctagctcgttccgttactgagtatcaagctttgtaagtatgccgatgggtcgaaaacgaccccattgcactaggaaggttaagtaAGCCCTCCCAATGCAGAATGACCCCACACCCCAATAGGTGAGTAGAagggcccgctcattatccgcAATGTGTTGTCAGCCGGGCCAAGGTTAACCTTAGgaagttgaccacttcactctccctaagcacactgCTTCAAACAAGTACTCTGATGAACTCTTCCAttcattgatgttattgtttttgtgtagTTTTAAGATTTGATCTTAAGTAATCTTCTTTAATTACTTCTGTCGTTGCACTTATTCATAGTCTTTGGGTTATAGGTCATAGTtgtatcacagactaacagacgtaacacttcgaacaaatttgctaacaaaacatcgtttcaatgacacctctaaaacttggaaaaacactagcatgacctggtgcagtcttcgcgctacgcaaagcagcttgctataaatttagcaatgctataaatttacttgtatattatctgataacagcgccagcgcaagtgAGCGCCGTTTTCGCgtagcgactgttgtttgagtcttggcttaagtgaacatttggaATGATCGTTtttttggcgatggaatgactaaagtttttggagcgtttaaaattaaaattaaaaaagacgaaaacttattttttttttaattttagattttaaGATGGAATGGGCCTTCAgggttacgtctgttagtctgtggtagtATTATGCTCTTCTTTATGATGTTGTTGTGTTATAATTGTGTAAGATTGTATAATGATGTATTAACTTTAAGAtactttctattttcatttttttggtaTTTGTAGTGGCTtcatcacagactaacagacgtaacacttcgaacaatttttctaacaaaacatcgtttcattgacacccctaaaacttggaaaaaacagtagcatcacctggtgcagttttcgcgctacgcagagtaggttgctataaattttgcaatgctataaatttacttgtacaaTATCTCacatcagcgccagcgcaggcgaaCGGCGTTCTAGCGctgcgactgttgtttgagtcttggcttaagcgaaaatttgaaatgatcgtttttattgacgatggaatgaggctgcagtgttacgtctgttagtctgcggtttcattatgcttttcaattttaGGAAATCCGATATATGAATATAAGAAAAAAACTACGAGAAATCAGTTTACTAACACCGaaggttatgtgctatcaacctATTTGACCTGGCCGAAATCGCGTGCGCGCATTTATTAGATACCGATAGATATTTGTTACGAAAGCCGTCCTGAGacaaacgggtttattttggcaattacATCAAAAAACATAGCTGCacgagataccttttggcatccttcgatcataaaatatactaaaaacccTAAACACTTTATTAAGAGCTGTTTAAAAGCTATCAAGTTTCTGATATTCAATAATCATTTACGATTTCAATGCGAGATACCTCGTTTATAACGCTTCAATATAACTCACGGTTAATAAACACGTCAATGTTAGGTGAGCCCAAGCAAATTCAAAATGACTTTTAGAAACAACCGTTGCCGGAAAATGCAGCGAGCGAGGCACAAAAGCAAATGCGATGCGAAATTGCTATACGAAACGacactcagtatgtaagcaccagttatatgagactgaccttgatattcgaaaattttcttgtaaagccagtaattacgaaaataagATATATAATATATTGCCGTGCCGTGCTGATGGCGCTTCTTCATTATACATTACATGGTATTTATGTGAGGCATTTCATTACATATGTAATTaaagaaattataataaaaaacaCAATTTTAATTGATTTGATTGACTGTCCAGTTTAAAACCACAGCACATgaacaaaaatgtataaaaacattgcaattgaagtgattttctgttgatttcatCATGTTTTGTATTGTTTCATTTCAAGGGATCTGCATTTCGTATTGAACTGTTTGGCAAGTAGTGCGAATTCAATGATAAATCACTTCTCTTCAACGTGATCTTTTTTACCGTGTActtaaggggccatccataaagtacgtcacgcttataaaGGGAgagggggttgacctaatcgtgacgatttgtgacgtagggggagggggatatgaagttatgtgacgtcacatgcaaaaaaatttgaaatggaaaatttatttagGGAATTATAATTTAGCTGGCATTTTGAAATACAACTactgaaggcttctataaaattaacgtactgatggatttaaaacaaatagttaaattttttgaatgacgttttattttcaacatatatgtgtgaacaggactcatttattcttctagtatgaactcttcattaaggctttacagaatatgttgTACACCACTAAGCATCGTCCTACCTAGAAGATTTTTACCACCGCCAATGGCAGTCGTTCTGAGAAGCTACGAGAGACCAAGAGCAATGTTTCCCCTCGATATTCGATATTGAATTTAATCGATGAACCTAAAATTATACCGAAGTCCAAGGCTGGTTTTAAGGTTCTTCCGTATAATCTATACTGTCCCTCAATCAAAAGTTCCCTGAAAGACagagtttgtgccacttgcggACCATATGCCGCATCCCAGGTAATGTTCAATGATCGCAGAaaatagtagaatcaatatatatagaatgccagtgtcgctgtttttctacagggcttattgtggtaaacatgatgctaacaatctgtatcaagtctgtgaatcgggaacttcattgtcaaagtagctcattgttatttatctgttctttatctgtgcgctggttggtgctgtcgttacctaccccgtaacaaagtgacagttattaacagtttcccataacacccggcagtgtcaaaaatgtcgcgacgatcgtttttacgtgccgttcaaaattgacgcaccttcgatttccaaaggaaatgttaatttttgttacgttaaatgtgaatgcaaaaagctgtctggacaacgatttgaaaagtgcgtattggttatttcagcattgtttcatgttttcggtaaaactgtttgaattcttggagggttgtttgattgatttgtttataagataaaaagcggtatttattacaagattgtcactcttgtgtacgagttgtctgctgtaaagtatttaaatattgcgtgtttcattgaaagttatccgctgcgcaattcaaaatgaaatgctctttcatgattgctggatcgattttgtcgttaacagaacaagttaagcaaaattcaagagtaaatccaagcaatagagatcgttgcagttgtacaaaaaacactctgttacatgacagaaccaaatagag contains these protein-coding regions:
- the LOC128745086 gene encoding pyridoxal phosphate homeostasis protein, which encodes MIRRVMGEVDVKLAIRQTLAKIEEAHSKRIQTIKAPKPLLVAVSKTKPVDLILDGYSAGQRDFGENYVQELIEKANDSKILEQCKEIRWHFIGHLQSNKINKIVNLPNLHMIETVHNSKLAESLNKAWEKVMTERPNKQKLNVLVQINTSGEDEKNGTEPAEAVNLYRFVTEKCPNLNCHGIMTIGRFGHDYSAGPNPDFIELMKCHAEICSTFEKDPAEVQVSMGMSDDYIQAIEMGSTIVRVGSSIFGARAKKHEA